The [Bacillus] selenitireducens MLS10 genome includes a region encoding these proteins:
- a CDS encoding globin-coupled sensor protein, with the protein MFKTARPTADIKDLIKEGTDIKCEGIFLNILNKANFFQADQEGMKQLYRYIQEDRDQLAELLNAYIQRENSGRKLDTNIHLKHIDDLFNGNRDEHYFERSEVYYRDIRDANGYLPDLVNMLMDLQFVIQTKVLAKQAIKPHQAMRSLTALQKALKVEQQVLINVFTRARNEESAAGIASLIDKNAKIMQMKDLLHQVDEQNDHIQNVTAASEEMSSSISDVATNATEVAENSQSAAEKAERGRTVITESLQDILETETSFRKIEESFSELQANVTTIKDVVKLIYDIADQTNLLALNASIEAARAGEEGRGFAVVAEEVRKLAESTVTSLRKVNENVESLTDVSENVSGAIGTTSEAIKKGVSEARGVLPILDEIVDDVQKVSEATSNTAATAEEQSAAMDETAKRMEKIAVISEEVRSLGGETGQAVYELSAETNRFKDELFPDRSRLSTNAKLSLSKVDHIMWKWRIYNMLMGYESVDASGIASHKDCALGQWYFDDYTQKRLGNDRTFKAMDKDHESVHRCARTAAEAYNAGRMEDAEKAFNSLESASHNVVNSIEEIMQHLKK; encoded by the coding sequence ATGTTTAAAACAGCCAGACCGACTGCGGACATAAAAGATCTGATCAAAGAGGGGACAGACATTAAGTGCGAAGGGATTTTTTTGAATATTTTGAATAAAGCCAACTTTTTTCAAGCGGATCAGGAAGGGATGAAGCAGCTTTACCGGTACATACAGGAGGATCGCGACCAGCTTGCGGAACTTCTGAATGCCTATATACAGCGAGAGAACTCCGGAAGAAAACTGGATACGAATATTCATTTAAAACATATCGACGATCTGTTTAACGGTAATCGTGATGAACACTATTTTGAGCGCTCTGAGGTCTACTACAGGGATATCAGAGATGCAAACGGTTATCTGCCGGATCTTGTGAACATGCTCATGGATCTGCAGTTTGTCATTCAGACGAAAGTGCTTGCAAAACAGGCGATTAAACCTCATCAGGCCATGCGTTCACTGACGGCTCTGCAGAAGGCACTGAAAGTCGAGCAACAGGTATTAATCAATGTCTTTACCAGGGCACGAAACGAAGAATCGGCCGCAGGCATTGCATCACTCATCGATAAAAATGCAAAGATCATGCAGATGAAGGACCTTTTGCATCAGGTGGATGAACAGAATGACCATATTCAAAATGTAACGGCTGCCAGTGAAGAAATGTCATCCTCGATTTCAGACGTTGCAACCAATGCAACGGAGGTTGCTGAGAATTCACAAAGTGCTGCGGAGAAGGCGGAACGTGGCAGAACCGTCATTACCGAGTCCCTGCAGGATATCCTTGAAACGGAAACGTCATTCCGTAAGATCGAAGAATCCTTCAGTGAACTGCAGGCGAATGTGACGACGATTAAAGATGTTGTAAAACTGATTTATGATATTGCAGATCAGACGAATTTGCTGGCACTGAACGCATCTATCGAAGCCGCAAGAGCCGGTGAGGAAGGCAGAGGCTTCGCAGTCGTTGCCGAAGAAGTCCGTAAACTTGCGGAGAGCACGGTTACGTCTCTCAGAAAAGTGAATGAAAATGTGGAAAGCCTGACAGATGTCTCAGAAAATGTATCAGGAGCCATCGGAACAACCAGTGAAGCGATTAAAAAAGGCGTAAGTGAGGCGAGGGGTGTCTTACCGATTCTCGATGAAATCGTCGATGATGTCCAGAAAGTCAGTGAAGCAACGTCCAATACGGCAGCAACCGCAGAAGAGCAGTCTGCGGCGATGGATGAAACCGCCAAGCGGATGGAGAAGATTGCAGTCATCTCTGAAGAAGTCCGCTCACTCGGGGGAGAAACCGGACAGGCTGTCTATGAGCTCAGTGCCGAAACGAATCGGTTTAAAGATGAACTCTTCCCGGACAGAAGCCGATTATCCACCAATGCGAAGCTTTCCCTGTCAAAAGTCGATCACATCATGTGGAAATGGCGTATTTATAATATGCTTATGGGTTATGAATCCGTTGATGCCTCAGGTATTGCTTCTCATAAGGATTGTGCGCTCGGACAGTGGTATTTTGATGATTACACGCAGAAGCGTCTTGGCAATGACCGGACCTTTAAAGCAATGGATAAAGACCATGAATCGGTTCACCGCTGTGCGAGAACCGCGGCAGAAGCATATAACGCCGGTCGTATGGAAGATGCGGAAAAGGCATTTAACAGCCTTGAAAGTGCGTCACACAATGTTGTAAACAGTATTGAAGAAATCATGCAGCACTTGAAAAAATAA
- a CDS encoding RNA polymerase sigma factor, which translates to MQEDELIESALSGNEFALRRLHDAYITGVFNYVIAQTQNRQDAEELIQDIFYKVARNLDTFQRDSGFKTWVFAIARNTVLDYHRTATKRKRHVLMDSEELVRMMPVTDSAEEEMIKADEMQEVMAMIASLPEAYSTVLHLRIIEDFSVKETAAIMKKSPLAVKALLYRARKALASNYEREVMNE; encoded by the coding sequence TTGCAAGAGGATGAACTCATTGAAAGTGCACTCTCGGGAAACGAATTTGCATTACGGCGTCTGCATGATGCATACATTACCGGTGTGTTTAACTACGTGATCGCCCAGACGCAGAATCGCCAGGATGCAGAAGAACTGATTCAGGATATCTTTTATAAAGTCGCAAGAAATCTCGATACGTTTCAAAGAGATTCGGGTTTTAAGACTTGGGTATTCGCAATTGCGAGGAACACCGTACTCGATTACCACCGAACCGCGACGAAACGAAAACGCCATGTGTTGATGGATTCGGAAGAACTCGTAAGGATGATGCCGGTGACAGATTCTGCAGAAGAAGAGATGATAAAAGCGGACGAGATGCAGGAAGTGATGGCTATGATTGCATCATTACCGGAAGCATACAGCACGGTTCTTCACCTGAGAATCATTGAAGATTTCTCAGTAAAAGAGACGGCGGCCATTATGAAGAAATCTCCGCTTGCGGTGAAGGCGTTACTCTACAGAGCGAGAAAAGCACTTGCCTCGAATTATGAAAGAGAGGTGATGAATGAATGA
- a CDS encoding metal-sulfur cluster assembly factor, which yields MTDDMKELKDRIYAQLENVIDPELGVDIVNLGLIYEIHLDEDLNVRVEMTLTAMGCPLAGTIVSDIRNALSELQEIGEIGEEVDVEIVWSPPWDKSMMSRYAKIALGVHES from the coding sequence ATGACTGACGACATGAAAGAACTGAAAGACAGAATCTATGCACAACTCGAGAATGTTATCGATCCCGAACTGGGTGTCGACATCGTCAACTTGGGACTGATCTATGAGATCCATCTCGATGAAGATCTGAATGTCCGCGTTGAAATGACTCTGACAGCGATGGGCTGTCCTCTCGCCGGCACCATCGTATCCGACATTCGAAATGCGCTCTCGGAGCTTCAGGAAATCGGAGAAATAGGTGAAGAAGTGGACGTGGAAATCGTCTGGAGCCCCCCTTGGGATAAATCAATGATGAGCCGTTACGCAAAGATTGCCCTCGGTGTTCACGAAAGTTGA
- a CDS encoding malate synthase G: MTEDYVTKASLKVDRQFAEWLEHLLKRADLDPESFWEEAALFLNRHHATNDGLLRERNDFQLMHDQLSSNETDNLDEYRSFLASSGYLEEKRDRVTVQTNNLDDEICRQAGPQLVVPVNNERYALNAANARWGSLYDSLYGTDVIPETEGRDKGSSYNPKRGDAVIAYSKGLLDEWVPLEGASHKEVEGYRINDGVLEGRVNDRWLSLKEKDQFVGYSGDDEKPASILLVHHRMHIDLLFDEEHPIGKTDPAGMKDIELEGATTVIADFEDSVAAVDAEDKRDVYQKWHELIEGSLTAEFQKLEKRIIRRLNEDRPYKDKQGNPFQMKGRSLLLVRNVGHLMRTDLIRFEDGSEAYEGMIDGLVTALIGKLDIEGKGKVQNSLSGSIYIVKPKMHGSKEAAFTNALFTDIEDLLKLERHTIKVGVMDEERRTSLNLTNCIEEVKDRIFFINTGFLDRTGDEIHTSFKLGPMIRKGDMKHSAWLTGYERSNVLNGLKTKLHEQGQIGKGMWAMPDEMKQMVDQKIGHLHAGGNTAWVPSPTAAVLHAIHYHQADIDSIQASLLESLEEQTNEMLTIPIEKKPAWTEDEIREELENNAQGILGYVVRWVEHGVGCSKVPDIHGTGLMEDRATLRISSQHMANWLYHGIVTEEQIKNVMKKMAKLVDRQNEADPDYKPMNGRYEESEAFQAALELVLKGQDQPSGYTEPILHRRRKQYKQKQSQGVKM; encoded by the coding sequence TTGACTGAAGACTATGTAACAAAAGCATCGCTGAAAGTGGACCGCCAATTTGCTGAATGGCTGGAACACTTACTAAAAAGAGCAGATTTGGACCCGGAATCATTTTGGGAAGAGGCGGCTCTCTTCCTAAACAGGCACCATGCCACGAATGATGGATTACTCAGAGAAAGAAACGATTTTCAACTTATGCACGATCAATTGTCCTCCAATGAGACGGATAACCTTGATGAGTACCGCTCATTTTTAGCATCATCCGGCTATCTTGAGGAAAAACGTGACCGCGTGACCGTCCAGACGAATAATCTCGATGACGAAATTTGCCGACAGGCGGGTCCGCAGTTAGTCGTACCGGTGAACAATGAACGCTATGCACTGAATGCAGCAAATGCGAGATGGGGAAGTTTATATGACTCCCTCTATGGAACAGACGTCATCCCGGAGACTGAGGGGCGTGACAAAGGATCTTCCTACAACCCGAAACGCGGAGATGCCGTCATTGCTTACAGCAAAGGACTGCTTGATGAATGGGTACCGCTCGAAGGTGCCAGTCACAAGGAAGTGGAAGGCTACCGAATCAATGACGGGGTATTAGAAGGCAGGGTGAATGACCGCTGGTTATCTCTTAAAGAGAAGGATCAGTTCGTCGGATACAGCGGTGATGACGAGAAGCCCGCATCCATCTTGCTTGTTCATCACCGCATGCATATTGATTTATTATTCGATGAGGAACATCCGATCGGAAAGACAGATCCTGCTGGAATGAAAGATATTGAACTCGAAGGAGCAACAACGGTCATTGCGGATTTTGAAGATTCTGTTGCTGCGGTGGACGCGGAGGATAAGCGGGATGTCTATCAAAAATGGCACGAACTGATTGAAGGCTCACTCACTGCGGAATTTCAAAAGTTGGAGAAACGGATTATCCGAAGATTGAATGAGGACCGCCCCTATAAAGACAAACAGGGGAACCCGTTCCAAATGAAAGGGCGATCACTCCTCCTGGTCCGGAATGTCGGGCATTTGATGAGAACAGATCTGATTCGCTTTGAAGATGGGTCTGAGGCTTATGAGGGCATGATTGACGGACTGGTGACCGCTCTGATTGGTAAACTTGATATTGAAGGGAAAGGGAAGGTTCAAAATTCCCTCAGCGGCTCGATCTATATCGTAAAACCAAAAATGCATGGATCAAAAGAGGCAGCGTTCACGAATGCGCTTTTCACAGATATTGAAGATCTGTTAAAGCTTGAACGGCATACCATCAAAGTCGGGGTGATGGATGAAGAACGGCGAACGAGCCTCAACCTGACAAACTGCATCGAGGAAGTGAAAGACCGGATCTTTTTTATCAACACCGGTTTTCTCGACCGAACGGGAGATGAGATTCATACTTCTTTCAAACTCGGGCCCATGATCCGAAAAGGCGATATGAAACATTCTGCATGGCTGACCGGGTATGAACGGTCGAACGTGCTTAACGGACTCAAGACGAAACTTCATGAACAAGGACAGATTGGTAAAGGCATGTGGGCGATGCCCGATGAGATGAAGCAGATGGTGGATCAGAAAATCGGTCATTTGCATGCGGGTGGAAACACTGCCTGGGTACCGTCCCCTACCGCTGCTGTCTTACATGCCATACACTATCATCAGGCAGACATTGACTCGATTCAAGCTTCGCTCCTTGAATCTTTGGAAGAACAGACAAATGAGATGCTGACGATACCGATTGAGAAAAAGCCTGCATGGACAGAAGACGAGATCCGGGAAGAATTGGAGAACAATGCCCAGGGGATTCTCGGCTATGTGGTGAGATGGGTGGAACATGGTGTCGGCTGTTCTAAAGTGCCGGATATTCACGGTACAGGGTTGATGGAGGACCGTGCGACGCTCAGAATCTCCAGCCAGCATATGGCGAACTGGCTTTATCACGGAATTGTGACGGAAGAACAGATTAAAAACGTGATGAAGAAGATGGCGAAACTGGTTGATCGTCAAAATGAGGCGGATCCTGACTACAAGCCGATGAACGGCAGGTATGAGGAGTCAGAAGCGTTCCAGGCTGCACTCGAACTCGTCTTGAAAGGGCAGGATCAGCCGAGCGGCTATACAGAACCGATTTTGCACCGAAGAAGGAAGCAGTATAAACAAAAACAATCACAGGGAGTGAAGATGTAA
- a CDS encoding glutamate synthase subunit beta → MGKITGFMDYNRQTHEERDPAERTKDWDLYTIGLTEKEVQEQGARCMDCGVPTCHTGIDMENGTSGCPVYHLIPEWNDLVYRGQWKEALKKEHEKNNFPEFTGYTCPAPCEGACVLGIYEPPVAIRSVERAIIDKGFSEGWVKPEPPKKRTGKTVAIIGSGPAGLAAADQLNRAGHHVTVYERDAHIGGLLTYGIPEAKLPYDIIMRRIQLLKDEGIRFITNTEIGKDLQADQLKEDFDAVMLCTGATVPRTAGIEGEELNGVHFAMDFLHANTKSLLESNHTDGNYLSAKDKRVIVIGGGDTGTDCIATSMRHGCKSLTQFDKYRKKSTERDESKNPWPQWPVVHLDEYGHKEAAAIFGTDPRAYGIVAVKFTGDDAGNLKKVHTVEVIATKDAYGNRTQEVIPGTEKEWDADLVFLALGFTGPEQPLIESFGVDTTDRSTIEADHEDYRTNVDGVFAAGDARRGQSLVVWAINEGRGAARECDRYLMGSTVLP, encoded by the coding sequence ATGGGAAAAATCACAGGCTTCATGGACTACAACCGTCAGACTCATGAGGAACGGGATCCCGCAGAACGAACAAAGGATTGGGATCTTTATACAATAGGATTAACTGAAAAGGAAGTCCAGGAACAGGGAGCACGCTGTATGGATTGTGGCGTACCCACCTGTCATACGGGAATCGATATGGAAAACGGAACCTCTGGGTGTCCGGTCTATCATCTGATTCCTGAATGGAATGATCTTGTGTACAGAGGTCAATGGAAAGAGGCACTGAAAAAAGAACATGAAAAGAATAATTTCCCGGAGTTTACGGGCTATACTTGTCCTGCACCATGCGAAGGGGCATGTGTTCTTGGAATTTATGAACCCCCGGTTGCCATCCGTTCAGTGGAAAGGGCAATTATCGACAAAGGATTTTCGGAAGGTTGGGTCAAACCTGAACCGCCAAAGAAACGAACAGGCAAAACCGTTGCGATTATTGGCAGTGGACCCGCGGGTCTGGCGGCAGCGGATCAGTTAAACCGGGCGGGTCATCATGTCACGGTGTATGAACGCGATGCTCACATCGGAGGATTGCTGACGTACGGCATACCTGAAGCGAAGCTGCCCTATGATATTATTATGCGGCGGATTCAGCTTTTAAAAGATGAAGGGATCCGATTCATCACCAATACCGAGATTGGAAAAGACCTTCAGGCGGATCAGCTGAAAGAGGACTTCGATGCTGTTATGTTGTGCACCGGTGCGACAGTTCCGAGAACAGCAGGCATTGAAGGAGAAGAGCTGAACGGTGTCCATTTTGCAATGGATTTTCTTCACGCCAACACGAAGAGTCTCCTCGAATCAAATCATACAGACGGAAATTATTTATCTGCCAAGGATAAGCGGGTGATTGTCATTGGCGGTGGGGACACCGGCACGGACTGTATTGCAACATCCATGCGCCATGGCTGCAAGTCTTTGACACAGTTTGATAAATATCGGAAAAAATCAACGGAACGTGATGAATCGAAAAACCCTTGGCCCCAGTGGCCGGTTGTCCATTTGGATGAGTATGGACACAAAGAAGCCGCCGCGATCTTTGGGACGGACCCGAGAGCCTATGGGATCGTCGCAGTCAAATTTACCGGAGATGATGCAGGTAACCTGAAGAAAGTACACACGGTTGAAGTAATCGCGACGAAAGATGCTTACGGGAACCGGACGCAGGAGGTTATTCCAGGCACCGAAAAAGAATGGGATGCGGACCTCGTGTTTCTTGCTCTCGGATTTACCGGGCCGGAACAGCCGCTTATTGAGTCTTTTGGCGTGGACACGACGGATCGTTCAACGATCGAGGCCGACCATGAAGATTACCGGACGAATGTAGACGGTGTCTTCGCGGCCGGGGATGCTAGAAGGGGACAGAGTCTCGTTGTCTGGGCTATTAATGAAGGGCGCGGGGCAGCAAGAGAATGCGACCGTTATTTAATGGGAAGTACTGTCCTGCCATAA
- a CDS encoding aldo/keto reductase, with protein sequence MTIAIDSTTTLKNGVEMPRFGLGVYKSEAGEEVETAVKTAIQTGYRMIDTASFYKNEESVGKAIRESGVSRDDLFITTKVWNDEQGYDETKEAFERSRSRLGLEVIDLYLIHWPVTETFEDTWRAMETLYEEGKVRAIGVSNFHKQHIETLMQTCRVEPMVNQVELHPWLSQKDLHHYCQTKGIQIEAWSPLARGGKFGDPFMKEIAGRHGKTEAQVILRWMLQKEIVTIPKSVTVSRIQENADLFDFDLSSEEVSAIDQLDANERIGKNPDYIDELTFE encoded by the coding sequence ATGACAATTGCAATAGATTCAACAACAACTTTGAAGAATGGTGTAGAAATGCCGCGGTTTGGACTGGGTGTCTATAAATCCGAGGCTGGAGAAGAAGTGGAGACGGCCGTAAAGACAGCTATTCAGACAGGCTACAGAATGATTGATACAGCTTCGTTCTATAAGAACGAAGAAAGTGTCGGAAAAGCCATCAGAGAATCCGGGGTTTCAAGAGATGATTTGTTTATCACGACGAAGGTCTGGAATGATGAACAGGGTTATGACGAAACCAAGGAAGCCTTTGAGCGAAGCAGATCTCGACTTGGCCTTGAGGTGATTGATTTGTATTTAATCCACTGGCCGGTAACAGAGACCTTCGAGGACACCTGGCGTGCGATGGAAACGCTCTATGAAGAAGGGAAAGTCAGGGCAATCGGTGTCAGCAATTTTCATAAACAGCATATCGAAACACTGATGCAGACATGCAGGGTAGAGCCGATGGTCAATCAGGTTGAACTTCATCCTTGGCTCAGCCAAAAGGATTTGCACCACTATTGTCAGACAAAGGGGATCCAGATAGAAGCATGGAGTCCGCTAGCAAGGGGGGGGAAATTTGGCGACCCCTTTATGAAAGAAATTGCAGGACGTCACGGAAAAACAGAAGCGCAGGTGATTCTCAGGTGGATGCTTCAAAAAGAGATCGTAACAATTCCTAAATCAGTTACAGTTAGCCGTATTCAGGAAAATGCGGATCTGTTTGATTTTGATTTGAGTTCAGAGGAAGTCAGTGCCATTGATCAATTGGATGCAAATGAACGTATTGGTAAAAATCCGGATTATATCGATGAACTGACTTTTGAATGA
- the aceA gene encoding isocitrate lyase: MGQKTTKMMLNEWKTDRFKGVERPYTPEDVQKLQGSLHIEHSIARYGADKLWKLMEERPYVKALGALTGNQAMQQVKAGLEAIYLSGWQVAADANLSGQMYPDQSLYPANSVPNVVKKINQTFQRADQIQQSEGGGEIDYFAPIVADMEAGFGGPLNVFELTKSMIESGAAGVHLEDQLSSEKKCGHLGGKVLQPTQVAVRNLISARLAADVCDVPTIIVARTDANAADLLTSDVDPYDHEFLTGERTSEGFYRTKAGIEQAISRGLAYAPYADLVWCETSEPNLEEARMFAEAIHEKYPDKKLAYNCSPSFNWKKKLDQETIAKFQDELGQMGYAFQFVTLAGFHALNHSMFELALDYKSRGMAAYSELQQAEFDSEKDGYTATRHQREVGTGYFDEVSQVISGGTSSTLALRGSTESDQFTKSHA, from the coding sequence ATGGGACAAAAAACAACGAAAATGATGCTGAATGAATGGAAAACAGACCGGTTTAAAGGTGTTGAACGTCCATATACACCGGAGGACGTGCAAAAGCTGCAGGGTTCTCTTCATATCGAGCACAGCATTGCAAGATACGGAGCAGATAAACTCTGGAAGCTGATGGAAGAGCGTCCATACGTCAAGGCTCTTGGCGCCTTGACAGGTAATCAGGCTATGCAGCAGGTCAAAGCCGGACTTGAAGCCATTTACCTCAGCGGTTGGCAGGTTGCAGCTGATGCGAATCTGTCTGGACAGATGTACCCGGATCAGAGCCTCTACCCGGCGAACTCGGTACCAAACGTCGTGAAGAAGATCAATCAGACGTTCCAGCGTGCCGATCAGATCCAACAGTCTGAAGGCGGAGGTGAAATCGATTACTTTGCACCGATTGTTGCGGATATGGAAGCAGGCTTTGGCGGACCATTGAATGTGTTTGAACTGACGAAATCGATGATCGAATCCGGTGCTGCCGGTGTACACCTCGAAGATCAGCTTTCTTCAGAGAAAAAATGCGGCCATTTGGGCGGTAAAGTTCTCCAGCCTACACAGGTTGCGGTAAGGAACCTGATATCTGCAAGACTCGCTGCAGATGTATGTGATGTACCGACAATCATTGTGGCAAGAACAGATGCCAATGCTGCCGATCTTCTGACGAGTGATGTGGACCCGTATGATCATGAGTTCCTCACGGGGGAACGGACGTCTGAAGGATTCTACCGGACGAAAGCGGGGATTGAACAGGCCATCTCCAGAGGGCTCGCTTATGCGCCTTATGCAGATCTGGTCTGGTGCGAGACGAGTGAGCCGAATCTTGAGGAAGCGCGCATGTTTGCTGAGGCAATCCACGAGAAATATCCGGATAAGAAACTGGCCTATAACTGCTCACCATCTTTTAACTGGAAGAAAAAATTGGATCAGGAGACCATTGCAAAATTCCAGGACGAACTGGGTCAAATGGGTTATGCGTTCCAGTTTGTTACCCTTGCCGGTTTCCATGCTCTGAACCACAGTATGTTCGAACTGGCACTGGATTATAAATCACGGGGGATGGCCGCATACTCAGAACTCCAGCAGGCTGAGTTTGATTCAGAAAAAGACGGCTACACGGCAACACGCCATCAGCGTGAAGTCGGGACAGGCTATTTTGATGAAGTCTCACAGGTTATTTCAGGGGGGACATCCTCGACATTGGCTCTCAGAGGGTCAACGGAAAGCGATCAGTTTACGAAATCACATGCTTAA
- a CDS encoding BCCT family transporter, whose translation MYKKISDSIVFIISAVIVSAIVAWGFFAPEHLDTYSGNAMAYMIESFGWFYVSATALFILFCLFLGFGPYRHMKLGTKEEKPEYTYFTWLGMLFAAGMGVGLVFWGVGEPLSHFHSPVNGAEQGTQEAAEEGLLYGVFHWGVHPWAVYAIVALGLAFAKFRKNLPGLVSSAFYPLIGDGIYKWPGKTIDTIVIIATTVGIATSFGMSTMQVGSGLSQLFNLETTITMYMVIIVAVTVVFLFSVMSGLNKGMRYLSISNLGLAGVLLLVAIAVGPTVFVFEHIILTAGQYVTQLPSLSFDTTPYTDNEWMGEWTLFYWAWVISWSPFVGTFIARVSRGRTLQEFIIGVLFVPTLITIVWFVTFGGAGIYFDMHAGTDIASVVSDTPEAGLFLVLEQFPFDLILSLAALVLISIFFITSANSATYVLGVFSSSGNLDPNKKVLLVWGLLISSIAAVLLASGGLDGMQAVATIIAFPFTILMLLMMLAVYKSLHKEGIEKHQIEEKEDW comes from the coding sequence ATGTATAAAAAAATAAGTGACTCGATCGTATTTATTATATCCGCAGTGATTGTCTCAGCGATCGTAGCCTGGGGATTCTTCGCTCCGGAGCATTTGGATACATATTCAGGAAACGCCATGGCTTACATGATTGAATCGTTCGGCTGGTTTTATGTCTCAGCGACAGCCCTGTTTATTTTGTTTTGTCTTTTTCTCGGTTTTGGTCCTTACCGCCATATGAAACTGGGGACAAAAGAAGAAAAGCCGGAATACACCTACTTCACATGGCTTGGTATGCTGTTTGCTGCCGGAATGGGTGTTGGTCTTGTCTTCTGGGGAGTTGGTGAACCGTTGTCTCACTTTCACAGCCCTGTCAACGGTGCAGAACAAGGCACTCAGGAAGCCGCAGAGGAAGGACTGTTATACGGTGTTTTTCATTGGGGTGTGCACCCTTGGGCCGTCTATGCAATTGTCGCGCTTGGACTGGCCTTTGCCAAGTTCCGAAAAAACCTGCCTGGCCTTGTCAGCTCAGCTTTCTATCCGTTGATCGGAGACGGGATCTATAAATGGCCCGGAAAGACGATTGATACCATTGTCATCATTGCCACGACTGTAGGCATCGCCACGTCATTTGGGATGAGCACGATGCAGGTGGGGAGCGGATTGAGTCAGCTGTTTAATCTGGAGACGACCATCACAATGTACATGGTGATTATCGTGGCAGTGACAGTGGTTTTCCTCTTTTCCGTCATGTCCGGATTAAACAAGGGGATGCGGTATTTGAGTATTTCCAATCTTGGACTAGCAGGGGTTTTGCTTCTTGTTGCGATCGCCGTCGGGCCGACAGTATTTGTGTTTGAACACATCATTTTGACTGCAGGACAGTATGTAACACAGTTACCATCGCTCAGTTTTGATACCACTCCATATACGGATAATGAATGGATGGGAGAGTGGACGCTGTTCTATTGGGCATGGGTGATTTCATGGAGTCCGTTTGTCGGAACGTTTATCGCAAGGGTTTCGAGGGGAAGGACACTGCAGGAATTTATCATTGGCGTATTGTTTGTTCCCACGTTGATTACGATCGTCTGGTTTGTGACATTTGGTGGTGCCGGGATCTATTTTGATATGCATGCAGGCACAGATATTGCTTCTGTGGTGTCTGACACGCCGGAAGCTGGGTTATTTCTGGTGCTTGAACAGTTCCCGTTTGATTTGATTCTCAGCCTGGCCGCACTCGTGTTAATTTCAATTTTTTTCATTACTTCTGCAAATTCGGCGACGTATGTGCTGGGTGTATTTTCGTCATCAGGAAATCTCGATCCGAATAAAAAGGTTCTTTTGGTATGGGGACTGTTAATTTCATCGATTGCAGCTGTGCTGCTTGCAAGCGGTGGTCTTGACGGGATGCAGGCTGTAGCAACTATCATTGCTTTTCCCTTTACAATATTGATGCTTCTGATGATGTTAGCCGTATACAAATCTCTCCATAAGGAGGGGATTGAAAAGCATCAGATCGAAGAAAAAGAAGACTGGTAA